A genomic region of Deltaproteobacteria bacterium contains the following coding sequences:
- a CDS encoding pyridoxamine 5'-phosphate oxidase family protein, with protein MVEISKEVFEIVNKPGRVGVLGTADKQGQPNAAYFGSLRLMEDGSVVLGLGKNRSLKNLEENPLAVLFCLTESPVGFQTPGVRLYLKVNEIQKAGPMYDGVKTAIAEHAGADAAKMIVAAAAFKVTDIRKLVDWQG; from the coding sequence ATGGTCGAAATCAGTAAAGAGGTGTTCGAAATCGTTAACAAACCCGGCAGAGTTGGAGTTTTGGGTACCGCCGACAAACAGGGACAGCCCAACGCCGCCTACTTTGGCAGTCTGCGCTTAATGGAAGACGGTTCGGTTGTTCTGGGGCTTGGCAAAAACCGCAGTCTGAAAAATCTTGAAGAAAACCCATTGGCCGTACTCTTTTGCCTCACCGAAAGCCCCGTGGGATTCCAGACCCCTGGTGTGCGACTCTATCTAAAGGTAAACGAGATCCAGAAGGCTGGGCCCATGTATGATGGAGTCAAGACCGCAATTGCCGAGCATGCCGGCGCCGACGCGGCAAAAATGATCGTAGCAGCCGCCGCTTTCAAGGTAACAGACATCCGAAAACTTGTGGATTGGCAGGGGTAG